Proteins encoded by one window of Streptomyces sp. ALI-76-A:
- the ctaD gene encoding cytochrome c oxidase subunit I, producing MSILNEPQGAAAAGSYYEDELPVRRQNRGSVVIKWLTTTDHKTIGTLYLVTSFAFFVIGGVMALFMRAELARPGLQIMSNEQFNQAFTMHGTIMLLMFATPLFAGFTNWIMPLQIGAPDVAFPRLNMFAYWLYLFGSTIAVGGFLTPQGAADFGWFAYTPLSDAIRSPGVGADMWIMGLAFSGFGTILGAVNFITTIICMRAPGMTMFRMPIFTWNVLLTAVLVLLAFPVLAAALFALEADRKFGAHIFDPANGGALLWQHLFWFFGHPEVYIIALPFFGIISEVIPVFSRKPMFGYMGLIAATISIAGLSVTVWAHHMYVTGGVLLPFFSFMTFLIAVPTGVKFFNWIGTMWKGSLSFETPMLWATGFLITFTFGGLTGVILASPPMDFHVSDSYFVVAHFHYVVFGTVVFAMFSGFHFWWPKFTGKMLDERLGKITFWTLFIGFHGTFLVQHWLGAEGMPRRYADYLAADGFTALNTVSTISSFLLGLSILPFLYNVWKTAKYGKPVGVDDPWGYGRSLEWATSCPPPRHNFLTLPRIRSESPAFDLHHPEIAALDQLENVHGDKALAGNGGKEAGK from the coding sequence GTGAGCATCCTCAACGAACCCCAGGGTGCCGCGGCGGCAGGGTCCTACTACGAGGACGAGCTGCCGGTCCGGCGCCAGAACCGCGGCAGCGTCGTGATCAAGTGGCTGACGACCACGGATCACAAGACGATCGGGACGCTGTACCTGGTCACGTCGTTCGCGTTCTTCGTGATCGGCGGCGTGATGGCGCTGTTCATGCGTGCCGAGCTGGCCCGTCCGGGCCTGCAGATCATGTCGAACGAGCAGTTCAACCAGGCGTTCACGATGCACGGCACGATCATGCTGCTGATGTTCGCGACGCCGCTGTTCGCCGGCTTCACGAACTGGATCATGCCGCTCCAGATCGGCGCGCCGGACGTGGCCTTCCCCCGGCTGAACATGTTCGCCTACTGGCTGTACCTGTTCGGCTCGACGATCGCGGTGGGCGGCTTCCTCACCCCGCAGGGCGCGGCCGACTTCGGCTGGTTCGCCTACACGCCGCTGTCCGACGCGATCCGCTCGCCGGGTGTCGGCGCCGACATGTGGATCATGGGCCTGGCCTTCTCCGGCTTCGGCACCATCCTCGGCGCGGTCAACTTCATCACCACGATCATCTGCATGCGCGCCCCCGGCATGACGATGTTCCGCATGCCGATCTTCACCTGGAACGTGCTGCTGACCGCCGTTCTGGTCCTGCTGGCCTTCCCGGTGCTGGCGGCGGCGCTGTTCGCGCTGGAGGCGGATCGGAAGTTCGGCGCGCACATCTTCGATCCGGCCAACGGCGGAGCCCTGCTCTGGCAGCACCTCTTCTGGTTCTTCGGCCATCCAGAGGTGTACATCATCGCCCTGCCGTTCTTCGGGATCATCTCCGAGGTCATCCCGGTCTTCTCCCGCAAGCCGATGTTCGGCTACATGGGCCTGATCGCGGCGACCATCTCCATCGCGGGTCTGTCCGTGACGGTGTGGGCGCACCACATGTACGTCACCGGCGGTGTGCTGCTGCCGTTCTTCTCGTTCATGACGTTCCTGATCGCCGTGCCGACGGGCGTGAAGTTCTTCAACTGGATCGGCACGATGTGGAAGGGGTCCCTCAGCTTCGAGACCCCGATGCTCTGGGCCACCGGCTTCCTGATCACCTTCACCTTCGGTGGTCTGACGGGCGTGATCCTGGCCTCGCCGCCGATGGACTTCCACGTCTCCGACTCCTACTTCGTGGTGGCCCACTTCCACTACGTCGTCTTCGGCACCGTCGTGTTCGCGATGTTCTCCGGCTTCCACTTCTGGTGGCCGAAGTTCACCGGCAAGATGCTCGACGAACGCCTCGGCAAGATCACCTTCTGGACGCTGTTCATCGGCTTCCACGGCACCTTCCTGGTCCAGCACTGGCTGGGTGCCGAGGGCATGCCGCGCCGCTACGCGGACTACCTCGCGGCCGATGGCTTCACCGCCCTGAACACGGTCTCGACGATCAGTTCGTTCCTGCTCGGCCTGTCGATCCTGCCGTTCCTCTATAACGTGTGGAAGACGGCCAAGTACGGCAAGCCGGTCGGCGTCGACGACCCGTGGGGTTACGGACGTTCGCTGGAGTGGGCGACCTCGTGCCCGCCGCCCCGGCATAACTTCCTCACCCTGCCGCGCATCCGCAGCGAATCCCCGGCGTTCGACCTGCACCACCCGGAGATCGCCGCTCTCGACCAGCTCGAGAACGTGCACGGTGACAAGGCTCTGGCCGGCAACGGCGGCAAGGAGGCCGGCAAGTGA
- a CDS encoding cytochrome c oxidase subunit 4, translated as MKIQGRMFIWLSVFILVMAVVYGYWSKEPAGTTALFLAFGLSIMIGFYLGFTAKRVDAGAQDNKEADVADDAGEVGFFSPHSWQPLSLAIGGALAFLGVAIGWWLLYFSAPLILIGLWGWVFEYYRGENRTQ; from the coding sequence GTGAAGATCCAGGGCAGGATGTTCATCTGGCTGAGCGTCTTCATCCTCGTCATGGCGGTCGTCTACGGCTACTGGTCCAAGGAGCCGGCCGGTACCACGGCCCTCTTCCTGGCCTTCGGCCTGTCCATCATGATCGGCTTCTACCTGGGCTTCACGGCCAAGCGGGTGGACGCCGGCGCGCAGGACAACAAGGAGGCCGACGTCGCGGACGACGCCGGCGAGGTCGGGTTCTTCAGCCCGCACAGCTGGCAGCCGCTCTCCCTCGCGATCGGTGGCGCGCTGGCCTTCCTCGGCGTGGCGATCGGCTGGTGGCTGCTGTACTTCTCGGCGCCGCTGATCCTGATCGGCCTGTGGGGCTGGGTCTTCGAGTACTACCGCGGTGAGAACCGCACCCAGTAG
- the coxB gene encoding cytochrome c oxidase subunit II, whose amino-acid sequence MSPNGSDRSPRRPMRRKLLQALTAGLVLATATGCTYEDFPRLGMPTPTTEEAPRILSLWQGSWAAALAVGVLVWGLILWSAIFHRRSRTKVEVPPQTRYNMPIEALYTVVPLIIVSVLFYFTARDESKLLTLKEEPDVTINVVGYQWSWAFNYIESVDGSSGDAKTDKNLDAIPNRYKDDFPASAGGVYDVGTPGTRNPQTGNPGPTLWLPKGKTVRFVLTSRDVIHSFWVVPFLMKQDVIPGHTNAFEVTPNKEGTFMGKCAELCGVDHSRMLFNVKVVSPERYEQHLKDLAKKGQTGYVPAGIEQTSPEKNRESNIL is encoded by the coding sequence GTGAGTCCCAACGGCTCCGACCGCTCGCCGCGGCGCCCGATGCGGCGGAAGCTGCTGCAGGCACTGACCGCGGGCCTGGTCCTGGCGACCGCAACCGGTTGCACATACGAGGACTTCCCCCGCCTTGGCATGCCCACCCCGACCACGGAAGAGGCTCCGCGGATCCTCTCCCTGTGGCAGGGCTCATGGGCTGCCGCGCTCGCCGTCGGCGTGCTGGTGTGGGGCCTCATCCTGTGGAGCGCGATCTTCCACCGGCGCAGCCGGACCAAGGTCGAAGTCCCTCCGCAGACCCGGTACAACATGCCCATCGAGGCGCTGTACACGGTGGTCCCGCTCATCATCGTCTCAGTCCTCTTCTACTTCACGGCTCGTGACGAGTCGAAGCTCCTCACCCTCAAGGAGGAGCCCGACGTCACGATCAACGTCGTGGGCTATCAGTGGAGCTGGGCGTTCAACTACATCGAGTCCGTCGACGGTTCCTCCGGGGACGCCAAGACCGACAAGAACCTGGACGCGATTCCGAACCGGTACAAGGACGACTTCCCGGCGAGCGCCGGCGGCGTCTACGACGTCGGCACGCCCGGCACCCGGAACCCGCAGACCGGCAACCCCGGCCCGACCCTCTGGCTCCCCAAGGGCAAGACGGTCCGCTTCGTCCTCACCTCGCGTGACGTCATCCACTCCTTCTGGGTGGTGCCGTTCCTGATGAAGCAGGACGTCATCCCGGGCCACACCAACGCCTTCGAGGTGACTCCCAACAAGGAGGGCACCTTCATGGGCAAGTGCGCCGAACTGTGCGGCGTCGACCACTCCCGGATGCTGTTCAACGTGAAGGTCGTCTCCCCCGAGCGTTACGAGCAGCACCTGAAGGACCTCGCCAAGAAGGGGCAGACCGGCTACGTTCCCGCCGGCATCGAGCAGACGAGCCCCGAGAAGAACCGGGAGTCGAACATCCTGTGA
- a CDS encoding heme-copper oxidase subunit III, whose translation MSVVATATTVDTGHAHPSVNRPNLTSVGTIIWLSSELMFFAALFAMYFTLRSVTGPDHWKEMASALNFPFSAANTTILVLSSLTCQLGVFAAERGDVKKLRMWFIVTFIMGAIFIGGQVYEYTELVKHEGLSLSSDPYGSVFYLTTGFHGLHVTGGLIAFLLVLGRTYAARRFTHEQATAAIVVSYYWHFVDVVWIGLFATIYMIK comes from the coding sequence ATGTCGGTCGTGGCGACAGCAACGACAGTAGATACCGGGCACGCGCACCCGTCGGTCAACCGGCCGAACCTCACCAGCGTCGGAACCATCATCTGGCTGAGTTCCGAGCTGATGTTCTTCGCGGCCCTCTTCGCGATGTACTTCACCCTGCGATCGGTGACGGGTCCCGATCACTGGAAGGAAATGGCGTCCGCGCTGAACTTCCCGTTCTCCGCGGCCAACACCACGATCCTGGTGCTCTCCTCCCTGACCTGCCAGCTCGGCGTCTTCGCCGCCGAGCGCGGGGACGTGAAGAAGCTCCGGATGTGGTTCATCGTCACCTTCATCATGGGGGCGATCTTCATCGGCGGTCAGGTGTACGAGTACACCGAACTGGTCAAGCACGAGGGCCTCTCGCTCTCGTCCGACCCGTACGGCTCGGTCTTCTACCTGACGACCGGCTTCCACGGTCTGCACGTGACGGGCGGTCTCATCGCCTTCCTGCTGGTCCTCGGCCGCACCTACGCGGCCCGGAGGTTCACCCACGAGCAGGCGACCGCCGCGATCGTCGTGTCCTACTACTGGCACTTCGTCGATGTGGTCTGGATCGGCCTCTTCGCCACGATCTACATGATCAAGTAG
- a CDS encoding iron-sulfur cluster assembly accessory protein — MSVSDETSTVTDGIILSDAAAAKVKALLDQEGRDDLALRVAVQPGGCSGLRYQLFFDERSLDGDVVKDFDGVKVVTDRMSAPYLGGASIDFVDTIEKQGFTIDNPNATGSCACGDSFS, encoded by the coding sequence ATGTCCGTATCGGACGAGACCAGCACCGTCACCGACGGCATCATCCTGTCCGACGCCGCCGCGGCGAAGGTCAAGGCCCTGCTCGACCAGGAAGGCCGTGACGATCTGGCGCTGCGCGTCGCCGTTCAGCCCGGCGGCTGCTCCGGCCTGCGCTACCAGCTCTTCTTCGACGAGCGTTCCCTGGACGGCGACGTGGTCAAGGACTTCGACGGCGTCAAGGTCGTCACCGACCGGATGAGCGCCCCGTACCTGGGTGGCGCGTCCATCGACTTCGTCGACACCATCGAGAAGCAGGGCTTCACGATCGACAACCCGAACGCGACCGGCTCCTGCGCCTGCGGCGACTCCTTCAGCTGA
- a CDS encoding Ig-like domain-containing protein → MSHAPRTRTVVGCTLLVIALAGGVTACGGDEHPLSAEPYDAADQIAFRGPVGDGGKADPDKPLEVTAEDDDGRITDVTARDATGRHLAGELSADGTRWHSTSPLAADARYTVRVSTEDEDGAPGRKVLTFDTGRPVTKKRLDVTFGPKAGEYGVGQPITARLSRPVKDKAQRAVVERALKVDSTPAVEGAWHWVDDKELHYRPKEYWPAHATVRARSNLEGIKVSDRLWGGRAKPLKLTTGDRVIAVTDASSHSMTVYKNDEVIKEIPVTTGKPGFETRNGVKVVLGKEYFVRMRGTSIGIAEGSAESYDLPVYYATRVTWSGEYVHAAPWSVGSQGSANVSHGCTGMSTGNAEWFFDNVREGDVVKVVNSDGHTMETFGNGFGDWNLDWPEWRGGSALVAGDPKGPSPSERPRLRPESV, encoded by the coding sequence ATGAGCCACGCACCCCGCACCCGTACCGTCGTCGGCTGCACGCTGCTGGTGATCGCCCTCGCAGGGGGCGTCACCGCCTGCGGCGGCGACGAGCATCCGCTGTCCGCCGAGCCGTACGACGCGGCGGACCAGATCGCCTTCAGGGGCCCCGTGGGCGACGGCGGGAAGGCCGATCCCGACAAGCCCCTGGAAGTCACCGCCGAGGACGACGACGGGCGTATCACGGACGTGACGGCCCGGGACGCCACGGGGCGCCATCTGGCGGGCGAACTCTCCGCCGACGGCACTCGCTGGCACAGCACCAGCCCGCTGGCCGCCGACGCCCGCTACACGGTCCGGGTGAGCACGGAGGACGAGGACGGCGCACCCGGCCGCAAGGTCCTCACCTTCGACACCGGCAGACCCGTCACCAAGAAGCGCCTGGACGTCACGTTCGGGCCGAAGGCGGGCGAGTACGGCGTCGGCCAGCCCATCACCGCCCGACTGAGCAGGCCGGTCAAGGACAAGGCGCAGCGGGCCGTGGTGGAGCGGGCCCTGAAGGTGGACTCCACGCCCGCCGTGGAGGGCGCCTGGCACTGGGTGGACGACAAGGAACTCCACTACCGCCCCAAGGAGTACTGGCCCGCCCACGCCACCGTCCGGGCCCGCAGCAACCTGGAGGGCATCAAGGTCAGCGACCGGCTGTGGGGCGGCCGGGCCAAGCCGCTCAAGCTGACCACGGGCGACCGCGTCATCGCGGTCACCGACGCCTCCTCGCACTCGATGACCGTCTACAAGAACGACGAGGTCATCAAGGAGATCCCGGTCACCACCGGCAAGCCCGGCTTCGAGACCCGCAACGGCGTCAAGGTGGTGCTCGGCAAGGAGTACTTCGTACGGATGCGCGGCACCAGCATCGGCATCGCCGAGGGCTCCGCGGAGTCGTACGACCTGCCGGTCTACTACGCCACCCGGGTGACCTGGAGCGGCGAATACGTGCACGCCGCCCCCTGGTCCGTCGGCTCCCAGGGCTCCGCCAACGTCAGCCACGGCTGCACCGGCATGAGCACCGGCAACGCCGAGTGGTTCTTCGACAACGTCCGCGAGGGCGATGTGGTCAAGGTCGTCAACTCGGACGGACACACGATGGAGACCTTCGGCAACGGCTTCGGCGACTGGAACCTCGACTGGCCCGAGTGGCGGGGCGGCAGCGCGCTGGTCGCCGGCGACCCGAAGGGGCCGAGCCCGTCCGAGCGGCCCAGGCTGCGGCCGGAGAGTGTCTAG
- a CDS encoding cysteine desulfurase/sulfurtransferase TusA family protein has protein sequence MAYFDAASAVPLHPVARQALLASLDEGWADSVRLYKEGRRARMLLDAAREAAAEAVGCRPAELAFTSSGTHAVHAGVAGALAGRRRTGRHLIASSVEHSSVLHAADAHRAGGGTVTHVAVDRAGAVDASAYVAELRPDTALACLQSANHEVGTAQPVAEVAAGCRAAGVPLLVDAAQSLGWGRVEGDWSLLAASAHKWGGPSGVGLLVVRKGVRFAPQGPLDERESGRAAGFENIPAIVAAAASLRAVRAEAAREAVRLRELTERIRARVPELVADVEVVGDPERRLPGVVTFSCLYVDGETLLHELDRAGFSVSSGSSCTSSTLTPSHVLRAMGVLSEGNVRVSLPPGTAAADVERFLEVLPGAVAGVREKLGAPVAQAVVRDDALVVDAVGRRCPIPVIELAKVIGDVPVGGTVRVLADDEAARLDIPAWCEMRGQEYVGEEPADHGTAYVVRRVV, from the coding sequence GTGGCCTACTTCGACGCCGCTTCCGCGGTTCCCCTTCATCCCGTCGCCCGGCAGGCGCTGCTGGCCTCTCTCGACGAGGGATGGGCCGATTCCGTACGTCTGTACAAGGAGGGGCGCAGGGCCCGCATGTTGCTGGACGCGGCGCGGGAAGCGGCGGCCGAGGCCGTGGGGTGCCGTCCGGCCGAGCTGGCCTTCACGTCCTCCGGAACGCACGCCGTGCACGCGGGAGTCGCCGGCGCTCTGGCCGGACGCCGTCGCACCGGGCGCCACCTGATCGCCTCATCCGTCGAACACTCTTCCGTCCTTCATGCCGCCGACGCGCACCGGGCGGGCGGCGGGACGGTCACCCACGTGGCCGTCGACCGGGCGGGAGCGGTGGACGCGTCGGCGTACGTGGCCGAACTCCGGCCGGACACCGCGCTGGCCTGTCTGCAGTCGGCCAACCACGAGGTGGGGACCGCCCAGCCGGTGGCCGAGGTGGCCGCCGGGTGCCGGGCGGCCGGGGTGCCGTTGCTGGTGGACGCGGCGCAGTCGCTGGGGTGGGGCCGGGTCGAGGGGGACTGGTCCCTGCTGGCCGCGAGTGCCCACAAGTGGGGCGGCCCGTCGGGGGTCGGCCTGCTGGTCGTACGCAAAGGCGTGCGGTTCGCCCCGCAAGGACCCCTGGACGAGCGGGAGTCGGGGCGGGCGGCCGGGTTCGAGAACATTCCGGCGATCGTGGCGGCGGCGGCCTCGCTGCGGGCGGTACGGGCCGAGGCGGCACGCGAGGCGGTACGGCTGCGGGAGCTGACGGAGCGGATCCGGGCGCGGGTCCCGGAGCTGGTCGCGGATGTGGAGGTGGTCGGGGACCCGGAGCGGCGACTGCCCGGGGTCGTCACCTTCTCCTGTCTCTATGTCGACGGGGAGACACTGCTGCACGAACTGGACCGGGCCGGTTTCTCCGTCTCGTCCGGCTCGTCCTGCACCAGCAGCACGCTGACGCCCAGCCATGTGCTGAGGGCGATGGGGGTGCTGAGTGAGGGGAACGTGCGGGTGTCGTTGCCGCCGGGGACTGCCGCGGCGGACGTCGAGCGGTTCCTCGAGGTGCTGCCGGGGGCGGTGGCCGGGGTGCGGGAGAAGCTGGGGGCACCGGTCGCGCAGGCGGTCGTACGGGACGACGCGCTGGTCGTGGACGCCGTCGGCAGGCGGTGCCCGATCCCGGTGATCGAGCTGGCGAAGGTCATCGGCGACGTGCCGGTGGGCGGCACGGTCCGGGTGCTCGCCGACGACGAGGCGGCGCGGCTGGACATCCCGGCGTGGTGCGAGATGCGGGGGCAGGAGTACGTGGGCGAGGAGCCGGCGGACCACGGAACCGCGTACGTGGTCCGCCGGGTGGTGTAG
- a CDS encoding carbohydrate kinase family protein: MRIAVTGSIATDHLMTFPGRFADQLVADQLHTVSLSFLVDNLDVRRGGVGANIAFGMGQLGTRPILAGAAGFDFDEYRAWLERHGVDTVSVRISETLHTARFVCTTDADHNQIGSFYTGAMSEARQIELKTVADRVGGLDLVLIGADDPEAMLRHTEECRSRSIPFAADFSQQIARMNGDEIRILLDGATYLFSNEYEKGLIESKTGWTDAEILARVGHRVTTLGAQGVRIERVGEEAIEVGCPEEERKADPTGVGDAFRAGFLSGLAWGVSLERAAQVGCMLATLVIETVGTQEYQLHRAHFMDRFTKAYGHEAAAEVQAHLG; the protein is encoded by the coding sequence GTGCGCATCGCAGTCACCGGCTCCATCGCCACCGACCACCTCATGACCTTCCCCGGCCGCTTCGCCGACCAGCTCGTCGCGGACCAACTGCACACGGTCTCGCTCTCCTTCCTGGTCGACAACCTCGACGTCCGCCGGGGCGGCGTCGGCGCGAACATCGCCTTCGGTATGGGCCAGCTCGGCACCAGGCCGATCCTGGCCGGCGCCGCGGGGTTCGACTTCGACGAGTACCGCGCCTGGCTGGAGCGGCACGGCGTCGACACGGTCTCCGTGCGCATCTCCGAGACGCTGCACACCGCCCGCTTCGTCTGCACCACCGACGCCGACCACAACCAGATCGGCTCCTTCTACACGGGCGCGATGAGTGAGGCCCGCCAGATCGAGCTGAAGACCGTCGCCGACCGCGTGGGCGGCCTCGACCTGGTGCTGATCGGCGCCGACGACCCCGAGGCGATGCTCCGCCACACCGAGGAGTGCCGCTCCCGCTCCATCCCGTTCGCCGCCGACTTCTCCCAGCAGATCGCCCGGATGAACGGCGACGAGATCCGGATCCTGCTGGACGGGGCCACGTACCTCTTCTCGAACGAGTACGAGAAGGGGCTCATCGAGTCGAAGACGGGCTGGACCGACGCCGAGATCCTCGCCAGGGTCGGCCACCGGGTCACGACGCTCGGCGCCCAGGGTGTGCGCATCGAGCGGGTGGGCGAAGAGGCGATCGAGGTCGGCTGCCCCGAGGAGGAGCGCAAGGCCGACCCCACCGGCGTCGGCGACGCCTTCCGCGCCGGCTTCCTGTCCGGCCTCGCCTGGGGCGTCTCCCTGGAGCGCGCCGCCCAGGTCGGCTGCATGCTCGCCACGCTCGTCATCGAGACGGTCGGCACCCAGGAGTACCAGTTGCACCGCGCCCACTTCATGGACCGTTTCACCAAGGCCTACGGCCATGAGGCCGCCGCCGAGGTCCAGGCGCACCTCGGATAG